AGGAGGCATTGACCGTCAACTCGATTTTGCCCTCCAGTTTGACCAGCCGAGTCAGAATGTCGTCCAGTAGCACAGCAATAGTCCTCTTCAGATCAGCTaggaaggaggggaaaaaaaaaaaaaaacacaaggaagaaaataaatcaacgCTTGAGTAAGCTTTTTCACAACTATGAAACACAATGTTCATACAGGAGTGATTCATTTCACGTGCAAGAAAGAGAGCAATGACGCCATATATTGCACAACATCCTGAGCTTCCTGTTAAATGCTGCTTACCAGAACCAGCCATGGACGTCCCCTGTGGCCCACCTGGGAAATTCTGGTTCTCCTCTGTCAGAACCTTGACGTATCGCCGGCTGAGCTCCAGGATCTGCTCACGTAGCTCGGCGCTGCTCTGATGGCGAGGCTGCTGCACAGTGTAGCGCAGCAACATAAGTCCCCAAGCCAGGCCGAATACCAGTAGCAGCACACTCAACTTCTGGGACATGTTCCTCCGCAAGAGCGCACCCAGCATGGTACTGCGGTGGCGTAGGGGAGGGGAGCTGCAGATGCTCAGTCTGAGGTGGAAGGTCTTTTTCTGGGGCTGTGGCTATACTAATTAAGTGATAATTGCAGGGTGATCTACAGAGAGTTCAGAGGTCCAAGTCCACTGCAAAGCACTCCTGAGAGCTGGTGTGGAATTAGCGCCTCACTCAAGTAAACTGCAGCAGGACACATGCTCGAATTATACCCATACAGCTGGAGATGTCTCTCTAACCACTAAAGGCATCCTGCCCCTCTTATGAGGAGACAAAAAAGTGTTAAACAACAGCAGGGTGCCAGGAAGTGGAACCCAAAGTAGGGTGACGCCCAAAGACACTTGTCAGTCAGGGGTTTTTGGAAAGGTGCTTTGGTTGCAAGATGTCCAACACCAAATCCCCAATGCACACTGGGCGTTCAGGCAGGGGGTCCGCAGGCATTGTTGATTCTGTTGGAGAAGTGAACAAAGATAGACAGAAAagatataaataacaaaaagagagaaacatttaGAGATTAATTTAACAGGAGTATTCTAATCTCCTTTCTTGTAGGATGCTAACATGTCCATTGTGCAATCCCGCAATGTCATGAATCGGGAAAGGAAACTCATTCAGTTTaccaaaaaaacactcaaaaaaatgtaatttcttcttCAAGCACTTTGGTAGCTTCTTCAAAGCCCAGTTGAGCattgtgatttttgtttgtaGTGTAATATAATCAAAATTGCTTCCGAAACTATTTAGCTCTTAAAGACAGATTTCTTTGCTGCTCTTAATCAGGGAGCACAATAGCCCAGTCattaacaaatcaacaaatgtttttcagaCCTCTTATCCCAGAAACCTGATTACCAGTTTAGATTTCATGGGACCCACTTTACAGCTCCAGATATCAGACAGAGGCACATTCATTCTCTAATCCCCCCACAAGGGTTGTTTGACTGACAAATGTGGTGCACATGCAGGGCAAATTAGGTGatcctttctctgtctttgcaAGTTTTTGTCACCGAGTTCATTCTCCGCGCTCTCTCATTCTTGGGTGTGGTAGTGTCACTTCCTATTGAGTTCAGAAAGGGGACAGTGACTGAGGGAATAAATTATGAAAAGAAAGGTATCATAATCTGTTTAGTGTTGCttcccagcacacacacacagacacacagacacacagttttGCCACATTTAGTTTCTAATCTCAATAAGCGACTGGACAGTTTTTGAGCATCACATTCTGATAATAAAAAGTGAAcaaatctgttttctttatttcatagTAAGGTTATCGAAGTCACAATGATCCATCCACATTTCAAgtaaaacaaccaaacaaaacaaaacaaaaaatgcataatGCATAGGGACCTTATGCATAATCAACTACAGTTAATATGTGCTATGTTAACAGATCAGGGTGAGTTATTACAGCCTCAAGGCAAATAAACCTTTAGGGGGATATTCGGTGGCTTCCACATGTCAGACAACAGATCACATCAATTTTGCTTAATCATATGGTTGACACTTGCTAACAATCAGAAGAGTTTTGGTATACACCGTCCCACATTCATCATATCATATCACGCTATTCACCAGGACTGATCATTGTTCCATGGAAAAGCACACCATTTAGAGGCCAAGGCTTCAGACAATGTTCCACTTGTTTAGTATACTTAATTGGAGGATTGACAGTGATAGGGCACACAGTGTCAGTCAAAATACCTAATCCAGAGTTTAAATATTGACCACAAAAGCTATCACTTAGGTTTTAACCTTTATACAGTCTCTACCAGTATCTATAGTGTTAACAGCTGACAGGATGCTGGGCAACAGACGTATAAACTACAAACTGAAATGTCAATAATGTTAGGGTGGAGGGGGTTAAAAGATATGAATATTTAGATAGTGTGCATGATAGGACTCTGTAACTTTGACTTAACACacatctagctagctagtaatACAACACAGATAAATAACTTGTCAAACATGTTGACCCGGTAAACTTGTAATTTATGTTCATAAATGATCAAGTTCCACACGTAAATGAAAACTTGACTAACCTATATTCAGTAGACACGTTGATTTTTGGATGCTTAGCTTCAAGACTTAGCCtaaaactgattatttaaaataattattagcaGCCGTTCAAGCTCAGAGAAGCTATCTCAAACTCCACTAACGTTATTGTCATGTTAGCTTGACATGTCAGGTCGCAACGCGCAAACTTGACCGTTTACAAAAAGGCTAAAAATGTTCTGCAAATTACCCCAGTTTGTTGAAGAAGGAATTTACAGGCTCCAGCGAAGCAGGGTAGGGGCAACTTAAGAGCTCCAGCTGCTACCTCTGGCCGACACTGAATGATGCTGGACTGTCGTTGCGGTTATCACTCCctgatgtaagtcgagtgcagatttgagtcgagcatgctcagatttaaacggtttacggcataacaaatccatgaaataatgaagttttctcattacaaacaataacagaagatgggaatcatttcaaaaacgccATTTAACTGACGACGTTTGATGTGTTTGATTATTAACTTGTAGCCAGACTTTAGACATTAgctaagtaggtccatttttactgtattgacagaATTACAGAAGTCGTTAGCATcgtgtaggctacttgtcgcaaaatgacgcatgcgcaactcaattctgcactcgacttacattggggagtTACAGCGGTCTGTGGGGAAAAGATGTCGAGCAGCTCACTGTCTCCTTTAAAAAGATTAGCTGCCGAGCTTAATG
The genomic region above belongs to Etheostoma cragini isolate CJK2018 chromosome 14, CSU_Ecrag_1.0, whole genome shotgun sequence and contains:
- the ccdc126 gene encoding coiled-coil domain-containing protein 126, with protein sequence MLGALLRRNMSQKLSVLLLVFGLAWGLMLLRYTVQQPRHQSSAELREQILELSRRYVKVLTEENQNFPGGPQGTSMAGSADLKRTIAVLLDDILTRLVKLEGKIELTVNASSTNTSRTAGGILASAPAALLKPLKKESPDSHPETSRLHPHIHSRPRPHQGA